A region from the Prevotella melaninogenica genome encodes:
- a CDS encoding Lrp/AsnC family transcriptional regulator — protein sequence MAHRSLDRLDKKILHLISEDARIPFLEVARACNVSGAAIHQRIQKLTNLGVIKGSQFIIDPERIGYETCAFIGLNLKNPEKFDDVVEALRQIPEIVECHYTTGEYDLFLKIYAYNNHHLMSVIHDKLMPLGLSRSESSISYNAVIDRTLPIEGMKVDDIVLEDEEEDGE from the coding sequence ATGGCACATAGAAGTTTAGACCGTCTTGACAAAAAGATTCTGCACCTCATCTCTGAGGATGCACGAATTCCATTCCTTGAGGTTGCACGTGCTTGTAATGTTAGCGGTGCAGCTATTCATCAACGTATTCAGAAGCTAACAAACCTTGGAGTAATAAAAGGTTCACAATTTATTATTGACCCTGAACGTATCGGTTATGAGACCTGTGCTTTTATTGGTTTGAACCTTAAAAACCCAGAAAAATTTGATGATGTTGTTGAAGCTTTGCGTCAGATCCCAGAGATTGTAGAGTGTCACTACACCACAGGTGAGTATGACCTCTTCTTGAAGATTTACGCTTACAACAACCATCACCTTATGTCTGTTATTCACGACAAGCTGATGCCACTTGGTCTGTCACGCAGCGAGAGTTCTATCTCTTACAATGCTGTTATCGACCGCACCTTACCTATCGAGGGTATGAAGGTGGATGACATCGTTCTGGAGGATGAAGAAGAGGATGGAGAGTAA
- a CDS encoding ExbD/TolR family protein → MKFYRGRNHEIPALNTASMPDLIFSILFFFMLVVHMRKTTVHVKYQVPMATELSRMYNNSSIQHIYIGRPINKLGQVEGEKMVIQLNDNITTIPEIKKYLIQLSAALPQEQRKQLSISIKADRNADMGTIMDLKQALREANVLNVNFTATMSRNNKLK, encoded by the coding sequence ATGAAATTCTATCGTGGCAGAAATCATGAAATCCCAGCATTGAACACAGCTTCAATGCCCGACCTTATATTCTCTATCCTCTTCTTCTTCATGTTAGTTGTTCACATGAGGAAAACAACTGTACACGTAAAGTATCAAGTGCCAATGGCAACAGAACTCTCACGAATGTATAACAATTCAAGTATACAACACATCTATATCGGTCGGCCAATCAACAAGCTGGGTCAAGTAGAAGGGGAAAAGATGGTGATACAGTTAAATGACAATATCACGACCATCCCTGAAATTAAAAAATATCTTATTCAACTCTCAGCCGCATTACCTCAAGAACAGCGCAAACAACTCAGCATAAGCATTAAGGCAGACCGTAATGCTGATATGGGTACGATTATGGATCTCAAACAAGCTTTGAGAGAGGCTAACGTATTGAATGTCAACTTTACTGCTACTATGAGTAGAAATAATAAACTGAAGTAA
- a CDS encoding ExbD/TolR family protein — protein MMFRKRERRKVPILNTTSTADISFMLLIFFLVASSMDLDKGLSRQLPAIDKTKTPPVAVDSKKVIRIAIDAKNQVTLDGKVVTMKELLQRVTQFIQTNGKGHLIQLQSDRDASYDTYLHVQNQLVAAYNTLRNQQAFNLFGKEFELCSHEQQKQITDEIPMRISEVYNVTTADKTDKGGPK, from the coding sequence ATGATGTTTCGTAAGAGAGAACGAAGAAAAGTGCCTATACTAAATACAACATCAACAGCTGACATCTCTTTTATGCTGTTGATATTCTTCCTTGTCGCTTCTTCAATGGACCTTGACAAAGGATTATCACGCCAGTTGCCAGCCATAGACAAAACGAAAACACCTCCAGTTGCCGTTGATAGCAAAAAGGTTATCCGTATTGCTATTGATGCCAAAAACCAAGTTACACTTGATGGCAAAGTTGTGACGATGAAAGAACTTCTACAACGAGTAACACAGTTCATTCAAACCAATGGAAAAGGACACCTTATCCAATTACAAAGTGATCGCGATGCTTCATACGATACTTATCTCCACGTACAAAATCAGTTAGTAGCAGCCTACAACACCCTACGCAACCAACAAGCGTTCAATCTTTTTGGCAAAGAATTTGAGCTATGTAGTCATGAACAGCAGAAACAAATAACAGATGAAATACCCATGCGTATATCAGAAGTTTATAATGTTACTACAGCTGACAAAACAGATAAAGGAGGTCCGAAATGA
- a CDS encoding MotA/TolQ/ExbB proton channel family protein, which produces MKRLITLFSFITILTFSCSVIVSAQATTGAAATATADTLSDEALNETGVADTATVKTSTPQDTGIHQSLKRKFIEGNAGFMSLVALALVLGLAFCIERIIYLSLSEIDAKRFVGKLEDMIVAGEIEQAKALSRDTRGPVASICYQGLLRIDDSIENIERSVTSYGSVQSANLEKGCSWITLFIAMAPSLGFLGTVIGMVMAFDQIQEAGDISPTIVASGMKVALITTIFGIIVALVLQIFYNYILSKIDHITAQMEESAISLLDAIMKYKLKTNHNGNSEL; this is translated from the coding sequence ATGAAGAGATTAATAACACTGTTTTCATTCATAACGATTCTAACTTTCTCTTGTTCGGTTATTGTTTCAGCCCAAGCGACGACAGGAGCAGCTGCTACAGCTACTGCTGATACACTTTCGGATGAAGCCCTAAATGAGACTGGCGTTGCTGACACCGCAACCGTTAAAACATCCACTCCTCAGGACACAGGCATACATCAGTCGCTGAAACGAAAGTTTATTGAGGGTAATGCGGGATTTATGTCGCTGGTAGCATTAGCTTTAGTGTTGGGCTTGGCGTTCTGCATAGAGCGTATTATTTACCTAAGTCTTTCGGAGATTGATGCTAAACGATTTGTTGGTAAACTGGAAGATATGATTGTCGCTGGCGAGATTGAGCAAGCAAAAGCCTTGAGCCGTGACACACGTGGACCAGTAGCATCCATCTGTTATCAAGGTTTACTACGAATAGACGATTCTATTGAAAACATCGAACGCAGCGTCACTTCATATGGTAGTGTACAAAGTGCAAACCTTGAAAAAGGATGTTCATGGATAACGCTCTTTATCGCAATGGCTCCATCACTTGGATTTCTTGGTACTGTTATCGGTATGGTAATGGCATTCGACCAGATACAAGAGGCTGGAGACATCAGTCCAACAATTGTTGCATCAGGTATGAAGGTAGCTTTGATTACGACTATCTTCGGTATCATTGTAGCACTTGTTTTGCAAATCTTCTACAACTACATCCTCTCAAAGATTGACCATATCACAGCACAGATGGAGGAATCAGCCATCTCACTGTTAGATGCGATAATGAAATACAAGTTGAAAACAAACCATAATGGTAATTCAGAATTATAA
- a CDS encoding oxaloacetate decarboxylase has protein sequence MGKKIQFSLIYRDMWQSSGKFQPRKDQLVRIAPIFIEMGCFARVETNGGAFEQVNLLAGENPNESVRAYTKILHEAGIKTHMLDRGLNALRMYPVPDDVRAMMYRVKHAQGVDITRLFDGLNDIRNIAPALKWAKEAGMTPQGTLCITTSPVHTIEYYCKLADEEIAAGAEELCLKDMAGIGQPAFLGELTRRIKEKHPDVLLEYHGHSGPGLSMASMLEVAKNGIDILDVAIEPLSWGKVHPDVISVQSMLKNAGFDVPEINMDAYMKARAMTQEFIDEWLGYFINPQNKIMSSLLLSCGLPGGMMGSMMADLGGIRSTINNLRKKKGEAELSVDDMLVKLFDEVAYVWPRVGYPPLVTPFSQYTKNIALMNLLTLEQGKGRFVMMDDSMWGMILGKSGRVPGEICQELKDLAKEKGLEFTDADPHTLLPNALDDFRKEMDENGWDYGQDDEELFELAMHPEQYRNYKSGQAKKNFLADLQAAKDAKLGAKVSPEEAAAFKHAKADAIVSPVKGQLFWEFQGDGEAAPAIEPFIGKEYKEGDVFCYIQAPWGEFVTVPAALGGKLVEINAKQGAKVDKGEVIAYIERAHEE, from the coding sequence ATGGGAAAGAAAATTCAGTTCAGTCTCATTTATCGAGACATGTGGCAGAGTTCTGGTAAGTTCCAGCCACGCAAGGATCAGTTGGTACGTATTGCACCTATCTTTATTGAGATGGGTTGTTTCGCACGTGTAGAGACCAATGGTGGTGCTTTCGAGCAGGTAAACCTTTTGGCAGGTGAAAACCCTAATGAGTCTGTACGTGCCTACACCAAGATTCTGCATGAGGCTGGTATCAAGACTCATATGCTTGACCGCGGTCTGAACGCTTTGCGTATGTATCCTGTTCCTGATGATGTTCGTGCGATGATGTATCGTGTAAAGCATGCTCAGGGTGTGGATATCACTCGTCTCTTCGACGGTCTGAACGACATTCGTAATATTGCGCCTGCATTGAAGTGGGCTAAGGAAGCTGGTATGACTCCACAGGGTACACTCTGTATCACTACCTCTCCTGTTCATACAATTGAATACTACTGTAAGTTGGCTGACGAGGAAATCGCAGCTGGTGCGGAGGAGCTTTGCTTGAAGGATATGGCTGGTATCGGTCAGCCTGCATTCCTTGGCGAGTTGACTCGTCGCATTAAGGAGAAGCACCCAGACGTACTCCTTGAGTATCACGGTCATTCTGGTCCTGGCTTGTCAATGGCTTCTATGCTTGAGGTAGCTAAGAACGGTATTGATATCCTTGACGTTGCTATTGAGCCATTGTCATGGGGTAAGGTACATCCAGACGTTATTTCTGTACAGAGCATGTTGAAGAATGCAGGCTTTGATGTACCAGAAATTAACATGGATGCCTACATGAAGGCTCGTGCTATGACTCAGGAGTTCATTGATGAGTGGCTCGGCTACTTCATTAACCCACAGAATAAGATTATGAGTTCATTGCTTCTTAGCTGTGGTTTGCCAGGTGGTATGATGGGTTCAATGATGGCTGACCTCGGTGGTATCCGTTCAACTATCAATAACCTCCGCAAGAAGAAGGGCGAGGCAGAACTTTCTGTAGATGATATGCTTGTTAAGTTGTTCGATGAGGTAGCATACGTATGGCCACGCGTTGGTTATCCTCCATTGGTAACTCCATTCTCACAATACACAAAGAACATTGCTCTTATGAACCTCCTCACCCTTGAGCAGGGTAAGGGTCGCTTCGTAATGATGGATGATTCTATGTGGGGTATGATTCTTGGTAAGAGTGGTCGTGTCCCCGGTGAGATTTGTCAGGAGTTGAAAGACCTTGCTAAGGAGAAGGGTCTTGAGTTCACTGATGCCGACCCTCACACCTTACTTCCAAACGCTCTTGACGACTTCCGCAAGGAAATGGATGAGAATGGATGGGATTACGGACAGGATGATGAGGAACTCTTCGAGTTAGCTATGCACCCAGAGCAGTACCGCAACTACAAGAGCGGACAGGCTAAGAAGAACTTCCTCGCCGACCTTCAGGCAGCAAAGGATGCTAAACTCGGCGCAAAGGTAAGTCCAGAGGAAGCCGCAGCATTCAAGCATGCTAAGGCTGATGCTATTGTTTCTCCTGTTAAGGGTCAGCTCTTCTGGGAGTTCCAGGGTGATGGTGAGGCTGCTCCAGCTATTGAACCATTCATCGGTAAGGAGTATAAAGAAGGTGATGTGTTCTGTTACATTCAGGCTCCTTGGGGTGAGTTCGTAACTGTTCCTGCTGCCCTCGGTGGCAAGTTGGTTGAGATCAACGCAAAGCAGGGTGCTAAGGTAGATAAGGGCGAGGTTATCGCTTACATTGAGAGAGCACACGAAGAATAA